One Natronomonas moolapensis 8.8.11 genomic region harbors:
- a CDS encoding P-type ATPase → MPAERRDVLRLGGVSLVGALSGCLSTEGVYINRPSDESTPEPTPEDDGNGADGDDGPDPLEGPIGSLAEATRRVVDEAAWFGTTYDDVYDDYTNALDRAVETILQLENMTAISESDLERLEDVTTYVEEAIETGLEPHFELASRVRSYNDRAIERVERFGERGDRPALNDELESLREYYERLRGLFFRQENLSKDPIRNRLVEFMAAGDPDREDEDDPVHDTLFEFRYLSPIRYVGEMRYGIRYLRGVRFRARAHTEFAVEDRDDPELLGDPAASPAGSTRWEPTYTFSERFEPVAVPEDRRDELEVVVNDWADYDGGPLGVYTEQFVSWPIYVQRYDDFEAAAAARDSLLDGPVFLEPDRTVELGDLEWQQARYRLDGEVVYALFKQFGEFVIVVAPARTPIEDRYVPSRNPGIRRQVTEAVVIRDDDDGDEEPLRIPIEDVEADDTVRIRPGEVIPVDGTVTDGESVVDESSIPGGSATAEKEPDDEVVGSTHNLESVLFVEPSDYVEESWTLPLERSWLRVEGS, encoded by the coding sequence ATGCCTGCGGAACGTCGCGACGTGCTCCGCCTCGGCGGTGTCTCCCTCGTGGGGGCGCTTTCGGGCTGTCTGAGCACCGAAGGGGTCTATATAAATCGCCCCAGCGACGAGTCGACGCCGGAACCGACCCCAGAAGACGACGGGAACGGGGCCGACGGGGACGACGGCCCGGACCCGCTCGAGGGACCGATCGGCAGCCTCGCCGAGGCGACGCGTCGGGTCGTCGACGAAGCGGCGTGGTTCGGCACGACGTACGACGACGTGTACGACGACTACACGAACGCGCTCGATCGGGCGGTCGAGACGATCCTCCAACTCGAAAACATGACGGCGATCAGCGAGAGCGATCTCGAACGCCTCGAAGACGTTACAACCTACGTCGAGGAAGCGATCGAGACGGGGCTCGAACCGCACTTCGAGCTCGCGAGCCGTGTCCGCTCGTACAACGACCGGGCCATCGAGCGCGTCGAGCGCTTCGGCGAGCGCGGCGACCGGCCGGCACTCAACGACGAACTCGAGTCGCTCCGGGAGTACTACGAGCGTCTCAGGGGGCTGTTTTTTCGCCAGGAGAACCTCTCGAAGGACCCGATCCGAAACCGGCTCGTGGAGTTCATGGCCGCCGGCGACCCGGACCGCGAGGACGAGGACGACCCCGTCCACGATACCCTCTTCGAGTTCCGCTATCTGAGCCCCATCCGGTACGTGGGCGAGATGCGCTACGGCATTCGCTACCTTCGGGGCGTCCGGTTCCGGGCCCGCGCCCACACCGAGTTCGCGGTCGAGGACCGCGACGATCCGGAACTGCTCGGCGATCCGGCTGCCTCACCGGCCGGGTCGACGCGATGGGAGCCGACCTACACCTTCTCCGAACGGTTCGAACCAGTCGCCGTTCCCGAGGACCGACGCGACGAACTCGAGGTCGTCGTCAACGACTGGGCCGACTACGACGGGGGGCCGCTCGGGGTGTACACCGAGCAGTTCGTCTCCTGGCCGATCTACGTCCAGCGATACGACGACTTCGAGGCGGCGGCCGCGGCGCGGGACTCGCTTCTCGATGGACCTGTCTTTCTCGAGCCCGACCGAACCGTCGAACTCGGCGATCTGGAGTGGCAGCAGGCCCGATACCGCCTCGACGGCGAGGTCGTCTACGCGCTGTTCAAACAGTTCGGCGAGTTCGTGATCGTCGTCGCGCCCGCCCGAACGCCGATCGAGGATCGCTACGTTCCCTCCCGGAACCCCGGGATCCGGCGGCAGGTCACCGAGGCGGTCGTGATTCGCGACGACGACGACGGCGACGAGGAACCCCTCCGGATCCCCATCGAGGACGTCGAGGCGGACGACACGGTTCGGATCCGCCCCGGCGAAGTGATCCCGGTCGACGGGACCGTCACGGACGGGGAGTCAGTCGTCGACGAGTCGTCGATTCCGGGGGGCTCCGCTACCGCGGAGAAGGAACCGGACGACGAGGTCGTTGGATCGACGCACAACCTCGAGAGCGTCCTCTTCGTCGAGCCGTCCGACTACGTCGAGGAGTCGTGGACGCTGCCGCTGGAGCGGAGCTGGCTCCGCGTCGAGGGGAGCTGA